The sequence ACTGAGGAACCTGCTTTGAGAGTTATTAAAGACAATACCGCGCGATTCGAATCGTTTTCGAAATCGCTTCAGTACTATACGAAAGGAAATTCCTCCGGGGATTTTCAACTGATTAATATCGAAACTCATCGTTCGAGAAATAATCTGTTCGAAAAGTATAATTACATTGTCCAGTCGTTGTATACTTTTCAGAAAAAATTTGCGGGTCTAAAAAATATCGACGATATCCACTTCTTGTTCAGTCATCACGTCAAAATGATAATTTCTTCCAAGGAAGTCGATCTGTTCCTGTTCGACGACTCGCGCACGATCTTGAAATCGGTAAGCTCGAAATCTTCCGCGCTCCAGAATAATCTGGTAAACAAAGCTTTTAAGAACGGTATATTGGACTGGATATTCGAGACTCAGAAGCCGACGCTCATTCCGGATTTGAGCTCGATTACAGGCGAAGGCTCCAAATTGTATCAAACTATATTTCCTGTTTATTATCAAAAAAATCCGGTAGGCGTGGTATCGCTTTTGGGTCCGGCTTATAAAATTTCGGAGGATTCGCTCGAAAATCAGGCTATCTATATTCTATTGAGCGCCGTAATACCTCAAATTATTTCGATACAGCAAAAAAACAAAATAAACAAGCTTTACGACGACTTACAAACTTACGAGTCGAAACTTAATAATGATTTCAAACTTTACGCCGTCGGAGAATTTGCCGAAGGTATCATTCACGATATGCTCAATTCGCTGCAGGTTATTCTCAGCAACGTCGATTATATCGAAAGTCTAAATACCGGCGTGGATACCGAGATATTCGAAAAAATAAGGGAACGCGTCGAAAGGCTCAGCGGGCTGTCCCAAAAACTCTTCAAATTCAACGAAATAAATCAGAATGGCGGCAAACAAAATCTGCCGTGCGATCTTAATAACCTCGTCAAAGAATTCTACGGCGTTGTTACGGCAACGCTCAAAAGCCTCGAACTCGAATGCGAACTTGACCTCGAAGACAATATACCGCCCGTGCTCGGAAACTCAAAAGAGATTAAACAAATTCTTACGAATATCTTTTCGATGATTAAGAAGAAATCGAACCGGGGCAGCGGTATTGTTATTCAAACCAAGTATATAAACGAGGTTATAGTTCTCTCGGTATTTGTTACCGATTATTGGGAAGATTTCGGCGAGTCGAGCGATTATATATCGAATCTCACAATAAAAATAGTCGGCGAATTGATGAAAAAATGCGACGGCAAAATCGAATACGATTCAATGCCTCTTAAAGGCACTTCAATTCATTTGTTGTTCCCATTAAAGAGGAAGTTAACAAAATGAGAACTCTGATTGCAATACTGATCCTTTTGTACGGATTGCCCGTCCGGGCGCAGAGCGACAGTCTATCGCTTCAGACGGAAAATGAAATTACCGCTGAAGATTCGGTGAATGTAAGAGAACTCGTGGCTCAGCAAATTCTTATGGCTAAAATTAAAAACGAAAAGAAGGAAATTAAAGAACCCGATATTATTCAGACGGCGCCCGAATATGAAAACGAATCGCCCGTAGTCATAAAAAAGAAAAAGTCGGTTTATCAATTGTTTGTGGATCTGCCTTTCAACGTAAAACTGCTGATTTCCTTCTCGGCGTTTTTGTTCGCTCTTATCTTTATTCGAAGAGCCGTTCTTAAAGCGCAGCAAAAAGCCAGGAAGAAACTGAAAATTAAAATCGGCATGATGAGAGAAGAAAAATTGCAGCCGACAACGGATATCCGGAGAAGTAAATTCAGAAAAGAATTATTGAGCAATCCCGTAATCAATAAGCTGAACGACAAAAATATCAATAAGAAAGCTAAGGAACTTAAAGTGGCGCAGGGCGAATTGATGCTCGCTGCCAGACTTAAATATTACGAGTTCCATAACTAAGGAGAAGTCGCAATGATTAAAGGTATTTATTCGGTGGCAAGAGGAATGGTGCAAAGGTCTCAGAATATCGACATTATTGCCAATAATATTGCAAATATTAACACCACCGCATATAAAAGGGAAATACCTTTTTCCGAATACATTAACGAAGCGGGAGAGGCTCAGTTCAAAAAATTAACGAGCATGCAGCAGGGCGAAACCGTGCTTACATCCAATCCTCTCGACGTGGCAATTTCCGGAAGGGGATTTTTCATGATTAAAAACAGCGACGGTCAGTACGAATTGACGCGCGACGGAAGATTCCGTCTATCGGACGACGGATATATTGTGGACGGGAATGGGAATAAAGTCCAGGGTAAAAGCGGCGAAATTTATATGGGCGAATTGATCAGAAACAAGGACTCGGAAATTAAAATTTCCAACAACGGAGAAATCAGAGTAGGCAATCAGTTCATCGATACTATCCTTGTAGTGGATGTGGAATTTCCCGAAAGTTTGAGTCGTATCGGCGCATCGAATTTTTTGTTGGGAAATCAGCCGTTTAAGGAATTGAACGAAGACGACTTCAAACTTGCGCAGGGATATCTGGAAGAATCGAATACAAATCCCATTCTGGAAATGGAAGCGATGATTGCGCTTAACAAATCTTATGAAACGTCGCAAAAAATTATAAACGCGCTTGATCAGTCGCTCGATCACGCAAATCAAATTGGTAAAATATAAACGAGGTAGACTATGCCAACGAGAGCATTGAGAACTGCGGCATCCGGAATGTATGCGCAACAGATTAATATCGAAGTCATTTCGAACAATATAGCGAATATCAACACAACCGGTTTTAAGAAAAACCGAGCGGACTTCCAGGATTTGATGTATCAGGAAGTCAACATAAATCCGTTGACGAGTTCGACTCCGGGAATTTACGAAACGACGAATAATAAAGTTCAGGTGGGAAACGGAGTAAAGCCTGCATCCACTCAAAAAATATTCAAACAAGGCGACCTTGTAGCCACAAATAATCAGATGGATTTGGCAATTTACGGCGACGGATTTTTTCAGGTGCGCAAAAGCGACGGCGCTTTCGCCTATACTCGCGACGGCTCGTTCAAGCTGAACGCCGACGGCAGAATAGTAACTTCGAGCGGTTACGAACTCGATCCCGGCTTTACGATCAATAACGACGTAGTAAATCTGATGATTGCCAAAGACGGAACGGTCGAAGCCGAATTGGTCGACGGTTCGCGCGTTACTCTCGGCAGTATCGAAATTGCCCGTTTTATGAATAACGGCGGTTTGGTCGCTTTGGGAGATAATTTGTACGGAGAAACCCCGGCTTCAGGTCAACCGATACTCGGAACGCCGGGAGAAGACGGATTCGGCGAAATTCATCAGGGATATCTCGAAACCTCTAATGTCGATATCGTCGAAGAAATGATTGCAATGATTGCAGCTCAACGGGCTTACGAAATCAATTCCAAAACCGTTAAAACGGTTGAAGATATGATGACTATGGCAAATAATCTGAAGAGGGGATAATGTTGGCAATATTCGTTTTAATATTGCTTCAATTATTTCCGGGTGATTCATTCGAATCAAAGTTGCAGAATTATTTATCCGAAAAATTGTCGGACTATTCCAGATTTACGTTTAAAGTAAACAGTCTGCCGGTCAATTACAGCCGGATCGAAATTGACGATACCCGGCAATTGAGGATAAGCAACAGGTATGCATTTTTACCGGTTCAGGTTTACGATGCATACAGCAATGTCAACAATTCGTTTATAACCATCGAAATTGAACTTTACAAAACTGTGCTTAAGGCAAACAGGAAAATAGAAAGAGGGGAAGCGCTGAGCGGCGACATGTTCGATTCCATCGAAGCGGAAATAACTTCAATTAAAGGAACTCCCGTCTTCGAAACTGAAGAAATTGCGGGTAAGAGGAGCAGAACGATTATTAATGAAGGCACGGTATTGACGGAAGAATTAATTGAACCCGTACCCGACGTTTTCCGCGACAGTAAAGTAATACTTCATGTAATAAAAGGGAGCGTAGACATTTCGGTCGACGCCACAGCTCGTCAGGAAGGCAGGATCGGCGAAATAATACGGGTTATTACGACGGATAATAAAATATTCAGAGCAAGAATAATAGACAAACAAAACGTTTTATTGGAAGACTAAAATGAAAAATTTAACGCTGTTTTTATTAATTATGACTGCAGGCGTATTCGGGCAGAATATGAGGCAGAATTCGCTCTATTCACTCTTTGCGGACAATAAAGCGGTTGCAATCGGCGACGCAATTACGATTATTGTAATGGAATCGTCCCAGGCGTCAAACAACGCGGAAACTACCACGGGCAGGACGAGCAGCATAGGAGGTAATTTCTCCGGCAATATGGACAGCGCTCCGCTGCCGAAAGCCGACGGTAGTTTGGGCACTACAAATTCATTCGAAGGCGCTGGCTCGACCAAAACCACCGGATTGGTCAGGACAAAAATAAGCGCTCTCGTCGACACGGTATACGCCAACGGGAATATGCTGATTACTGGCAGCAGGAAAATTGTAATCAACGGCGAAGAACAAATAATTAAAATTAAGGGAATAGTAAGACCGAGCGATATATTGCCCGACAATTCAGTCTATTCGTATAATATATCGGAAGCCGAAATTACTTTCGAAGGCAGCGGTATGATCGACCGCTCGCAAAGTCCGGGTTGGTTAACCAAGTTATTCCATTGGTTATTTTAAGGTGAATCAATGAAATTTAAGGCGACAATATTACTGCTGATTTTAATGACGACCTTGAATGCGCAACGCATCAAGGATATTGCATATTTAAATGGAAATGACGCTGAACAGATTATCGGTTACGGATTGGTTGTAGGCTTGGCCGGTACGGGCGACAGTTATAGGTCGTCTTTTACAATTCAGTCGGTAACGAGTATGCTAAAACGATTCGGGATAACGGTTCCGCAGCAAGATATCAGAACCAAAAACGTAGCCGCCGTTATGGTTACGGCAACTTTGAACGCCAATTTAAAACCCGGAGCTGAATTCGACGTAACGGTCTCGTCGATAGGCGACGCTACGAGTCTTCAGGGCGGAACTTTGCTTATGACGCCGCTCTCCGGAATGAGCGGACGGGTCTACGGTTTTGCCCAGGGCCCGATTTCGGTAGGCGGTTACGATATAAATACTTTTTCAGGCAATCGAATTTCGAAAAATCATTCCCTCGCAGGCAGAGTGCCGCGCGGAGGAAGATTAAAAGAAGCCGTCTCTTTTCCCGAATTTTACGAATCGGAAGTGTCTGTCTATCTGAAAGAACCGGATATTACAACGGCAAACAATATCAGCAATGCTATAAATACAACGTTCGGCGGCAATATTGCCAAAGCGCTCGACGCTGCCGAAGTGAGGGTTTCAGTGCCGCAGGAGCGCCAGGATAATTTAATCGGATTTCTTGCCGAGCTTGAAAACATTAATGTGGAAGTCGATGAAGTTGCCCGCGTAGTCCTCAATGAAAGAACCGGTACTGTCGTGGCTGGCAGTAATGTAAGAATTCAGCCGGTTTCCATTACGCACGGCGGTTTGAATATCCAAATACGTTCCTATCCGATAATTTCTCAGCCTAATGCATTTTCGGGAGGCGAAACGACGGTGTTTAATAATTTGGTGCCGTATGTAACTCAGGATTCGAGTAAAACAATAGCAATTCAAGGCGCTACGAACGTTCAGGAAGTAGCCGCTGCGCTGAACTCGCTCAAAGTTTCTCCGCGAGATATAATTGCCATTTTCCAGGCTCTTAAAGAAGCCGGCGCATTAATTGCAGAATTGGTGATAATGTAATATGAATAATCTTACTATTAAAATAAGCGAACCGGGCAAGCATCTTAATCAGATGCAAAATGTAAATGAACGCTTCGACAACAAACAAAAGTCGAAAATTGCCGAAGCGGCGTTGCAATTCGAAGCTCTTTTTACTTCGATGCTTCTGCGCTCGATGAATAGCGCGACGAGCGAATTGTTCGATAGCGGGGAAAATGAATTCGGAATAAAAAACAATTCCAATTTGTTCGGATTGCCCGACGGTTTCGACGCAATTTTTGAACAGCAATTTGCCGATTTCATGACGAAAGGAAAAAGCATGGGCATTGCGGAAGCTGTCTACAAAAAGGTTACGGGCGAAGAGCTGCCCACAACTGTTAGATCTAATTCGTTCAATCGTACAATTAAAGTGGATACGAGAAAATACGACACTGAATTCAGAAGTTTGAAACCGGCATCCGATTCGTTGAACCGCCTTCGTAAATACGAAGACATAATCGACAAAGCGTCGAGTCAATTCGGCGTCGATAAGAATGTCATCCGGTCGGTTATACTGGCCGAATCGGCTGCCAAACAAAACGCCGTATCGTCGGCAAATGCAAAAGGTCTGATGCAATTGATCGACTCGACCGCCGCCGAAATGGGAGTGAAAAACAGTTTTGACCCGAAAGAGAATATATTCGGAGGCGCTAAATATCTGGCTAAATTGCTTCGACAATATAATGGGAATTTGGAACTCGCTTTGGCTGCTTACAATGCCGGACCGTCAAATGTGGAAAAATATAACGGCATTCCTCCTTTCGAGGAGACAAGAAAATATGTGGAGAAAGTAATCTCTTATTTAAATCATTTTAATGAGAATGAATCATGAATCTGGAAAATTTAATTGAATCTCTAAAAAGACAGGAAAAAAATTTCAGCGACCTTCTTGAAACTATTAGAACAAAAAAAGAAGCGTTGCTAAAAAACGACCTTGCAAAACTCGATAAAGCCGTCGACGGCGAGCAAAAACTGCTTCATTTAATCCAAAAGGAAGAGCGGGAAAGGAAAAGATTAACTTATGTTTTTGCAACCGAGAATTCGATTGAATTAACTAATGCGTCGATAGAAGAACTGTTGAAAAAAATGCCGCAGCTAAGCGGACAATTGAAAAGCGCCAGGGATTCGATTAAATCGAAAGCCGCTGAAATAATTAAAATTAATTCCCAGCTGACCGTGTTGGTAGGAGTATCGCGTAACCTTATCCGGGATACGGTAACGACTCTGTTGGGCAAAGGGAAAAAATCGATAGTTAACAAGAGGGTTTAGTAATGGGTATCGGTAAAATATTCGACATATCGGTGCGTACAATGGCTACGTACCAGCGAGCCCTCGATGTGACGTCCCAGAACGTATCGAATGCGGGGAACGAGGAGTATACGCGTCAGAAAGTTGTTTTCGGCACGGAAGAAACTCAAGCCGGAATAGGAATGGGCGTTAAGATACAGGATGTGGTGCGAGTAAAAAACGACTTGATCGATAAACAGATTTACCAATACCAGTCTACTTATTCGGACGCCAATAAACGTTCCGAATTGCTTCAGCAGGTCGAGACAATTTTGGCGGAGCCGGGCGATTACGGTTTGTCGAATTATTTCAACCAATTCTTTAATTCCTGGAGTCA comes from Melioribacter roseus P3M-2 and encodes:
- a CDS encoding sensor histidine kinase; protein product: MRVIKDNTARFESFSKSLQYYTKGNSSGDFQLINIETHRSRNNLFEKYNYIVQSLYTFQKKFAGLKNIDDIHFLFSHHVKMIISSKEVDLFLFDDSRTILKSVSSKSSALQNNLVNKAFKNGILDWIFETQKPTLIPDLSSITGEGSKLYQTIFPVYYQKNPVGVVSLLGPAYKISEDSLENQAIYILLSAVIPQIISIQQKNKINKLYDDLQTYESKLNNDFKLYAVGEFAEGIIHDMLNSLQVILSNVDYIESLNTGVDTEIFEKIRERVERLSGLSQKLFKFNEINQNGGKQNLPCDLNNLVKEFYGVVTATLKSLELECELDLEDNIPPVLGNSKEIKQILTNIFSMIKKKSNRGSGIVIQTKYINEVIVLSVFVTDYWEDFGESSDYISNLTIKIVGELMKKCDGKIEYDSMPLKGTSIHLLFPLKRKLTK
- a CDS encoding flagellar hook-basal body protein, with translation MIKGIYSVARGMVQRSQNIDIIANNIANINTTAYKREIPFSEYINEAGEAQFKKLTSMQQGETVLTSNPLDVAISGRGFFMIKNSDGQYELTRDGRFRLSDDGYIVDGNGNKVQGKSGEIYMGELIRNKDSEIKISNNGEIRVGNQFIDTILVVDVEFPESLSRIGASNFLLGNQPFKELNEDDFKLAQGYLEESNTNPILEMEAMIALNKSYETSQKIINALDQSLDHANQIGKI
- the flgG gene encoding flagellar basal-body rod protein FlgG; translation: MPTRALRTAASGMYAQQINIEVISNNIANINTTGFKKNRADFQDLMYQEVNINPLTSSTPGIYETTNNKVQVGNGVKPASTQKIFKQGDLVATNNQMDLAIYGDGFFQVRKSDGAFAYTRDGSFKLNADGRIVTSSGYELDPGFTINNDVVNLMIAKDGTVEAELVDGSRVTLGSIEIARFMNNGGLVALGDNLYGETPASGQPILGTPGEDGFGEIHQGYLETSNVDIVEEMIAMIAAQRAYEINSKTVKTVEDMMTMANNLKRG
- the flgA gene encoding flagellar basal body P-ring formation chaperone FlgA, encoding MLAIFVLILLQLFPGDSFESKLQNYLSEKLSDYSRFTFKVNSLPVNYSRIEIDDTRQLRISNRYAFLPVQVYDAYSNVNNSFITIEIELYKTVLKANRKIERGEALSGDMFDSIEAEITSIKGTPVFETEEIAGKRSRTIINEGTVLTEELIEPVPDVFRDSKVILHVIKGSVDISVDATARQEGRIGEIIRVITTDNKIFRARIIDKQNVLLED
- a CDS encoding flagellar basal body L-ring protein FlgH, with the protein product MKNLTLFLLIMTAGVFGQNMRQNSLYSLFADNKAVAIGDAITIIVMESSQASNNAETTTGRTSSIGGNFSGNMDSAPLPKADGSLGTTNSFEGAGSTKTTGLVRTKISALVDTVYANGNMLITGSRKIVINGEEQIIKIKGIVRPSDILPDNSVYSYNISEAEITFEGSGMIDRSQSPGWLTKLFHWLF
- a CDS encoding flagellar basal body P-ring protein FlgI, producing MKFKATILLLILMTTLNAQRIKDIAYLNGNDAEQIIGYGLVVGLAGTGDSYRSSFTIQSVTSMLKRFGITVPQQDIRTKNVAAVMVTATLNANLKPGAEFDVTVSSIGDATSLQGGTLLMTPLSGMSGRVYGFAQGPISVGGYDINTFSGNRISKNHSLAGRVPRGGRLKEAVSFPEFYESEVSVYLKEPDITTANNISNAINTTFGGNIAKALDAAEVRVSVPQERQDNLIGFLAELENINVEVDEVARVVLNERTGTVVAGSNVRIQPVSITHGGLNIQIRSYPIISQPNAFSGGETTVFNNLVPYVTQDSSKTIAIQGATNVQEVAAALNSLKVSPRDIIAIFQALKEAGALIAELVIM
- a CDS encoding transglycosylase SLT domain-containing protein; the encoded protein is MNNLTIKISEPGKHLNQMQNVNERFDNKQKSKIAEAALQFEALFTSMLLRSMNSATSELFDSGENEFGIKNNSNLFGLPDGFDAIFEQQFADFMTKGKSMGIAEAVYKKVTGEELPTTVRSNSFNRTIKVDTRKYDTEFRSLKPASDSLNRLRKYEDIIDKASSQFGVDKNVIRSVILAESAAKQNAVSSANAKGLMQLIDSTAAEMGVKNSFDPKENIFGGAKYLAKLLRQYNGNLELALAAYNAGPSNVEKYNGIPPFEETRKYVEKVISYLNHFNENES
- the flgN gene encoding flagellar export chaperone FlgN: MNLENLIESLKRQEKNFSDLLETIRTKKEALLKNDLAKLDKAVDGEQKLLHLIQKEERERKRLTYVFATENSIELTNASIEELLKKMPQLSGQLKSARDSIKSKAAEIIKINSQLTVLVGVSRNLIRDTVTTLLGKGKKSIVNKRV